Genomic segment of Cyanobacterium stanieri LEGE 03274:
TCCGCCGTCAAAAAAACAGCATTGCAACATAATCTTCCTATTTGGCAACCTCATCGTATCAAAAAAGATCAAACTACTTTACAGTTATTACAACAAAGTCAAGCTGATGTTTTTGTTGTCGTTGCCTATGGACAAATTTTATCGTCTCAGATATTGCAAATGCCTAAGTATGGATGTATTAACGTTCATGGCTCAATATTGCCAGAATATCGAGGCGCAGCCCCTATTCAATGGAGTATTTATGACGGAAAACAAGAAACAGGTATTACCACCATGTTAATGGATGAAGGAATGGATACAGGTGCGATGTTACTAAAAGCATATACCCCTATTTCGTTACTAGAAAATAGCGATACTCTTGCCGAAAAATTAGCTACCCAAGGCGCACAGTTATTATTACAAACCTTGGCAAAACTTCCAGACATCAAACCTACTCCTCAAGATGACGCCCTCGCCACCCATGCAAGATTAATTAATAAAGAAGACTACTTAATTAATTGGAAAAACTCTGCTGGGCAAATTCACAATCAAATCAGGGCTTTTTATCCAAACTGTTTTACTACTTTCAGACAACAAAAACTCAAGATTTGTAATAGCATACCCCTTCAAGATATAGAAAATCTTGAACTTCCCCCTGAATTATTGAAAATTAAATCTTATCTATCAGATATAGATTCAGTAAAAGGAGAAGTTGGAGAAATAGTTAAAACAGTTAAAAACTTTGGTTTTATAGTTCAAACAGGTTCAGGTTTATTATTAATATTAGAGGTACAATTAGCGGGAAAAAAATTACAGTCTGCTTGGAATTTTATTAATGGTACTCACTTACAATTAGGAGAATTTTTATCCTAATTTTTTTACTTAGTATATACTATAAAATAATTTACTTTTCCAGCGCACCTTAACCCACCACACACCATTGATGTAAGACGTATTCAACACATTTATTTAGTATTAAAGGATCATTTTCTACAATGGTTTTAGCTTCTTCTATGGAATCAGCTTGAAAAATCAACATTCCCCCTTCATCTTCTTTCCAATAACCCGTTTTAGCATCATGACCTAATTTATTTAATCGGGCAACATACTCTAAATGTGCAGGAACATATTGATCAAAAATATGTTTAGCAACTATTCCTTTTTCTATTTTCACAAACCAAGGCATAATTTAAAATTTGCGGTAAAAACTATCTTTAGTATAATTTATTTTAACATTTTTTCTTAAAAAAATATTTATTTTTAAATTTATTATCTGATAATCAATATTATAATTAATCCGTAAATAATCTTATAAAAATTAAATAAGGTGACTAATATTTAACGAGTTTAGCAAGAAATAACCTGCAAGATTTATAATAAAAAATGTAATCAATTAGCTTATTATCGGTGCATAACCCTCTCCTAAAACAATTAATAAAATCCCTAACAAAACACCATGCCCCTTTCTATGCCCCCGGACACAAACAGGGAAAAGGCGCTAATGTTGCATTAAAAAAGGTTTTAGGCGAATCAGTTTTTAAAGCAGACTTACCAGAATTACCAGAATTAGATAATCTTTTTGCCCCTGAAGGAGTGCTTAAAGAAGCCCAGGAATTTGCTGCCGAAACTTTTGGAGCAAAAAAAACTTGGTTTTTAGTTAACGGCTCAACCTGCGGTATCATAGCATCTATTTTGGCGACTTGTCGAGAGGGTGACAAGATTGTTTTGCCAAGAAATGTTCATCAATCAGTAATTTATGGATTAGTTTTATCAGGGGCAATACCAATATTTATTAATCCCGAATATGATGAAAATTTTGACATTTGCTATGGCATATCTCCTCAACAAATTGAGATGGTTTTACAAAATCATGATGATGTGAAAGGGGTGATAATAGTTTCCCCTACCTACCACGGTATTTGTAGCAATATTCAAGGGATTGCCAAAATTACCCATGGTTATAATATTCCTTTAATTGTTGATGAAGCCCATGGCGCCCATTTTACTTTTCACCCTCAATTACCATCTTCTGCCCTAGCTTCGGGGGCTGATGTTGTTATACAATCTACCCATAAAGTTTTGGGTGCTTTAACCCAGGCTTCAATGCTTCATTTACAAGGAAGTTTGGTTGACGCTGATAGCCTTAGTAACGCATTACAATTATTACAGTCTTCTAGCCCTAGTTATCTTCTATTAGCTTCTTTGGAGTCAGCGACTACGCAAATGGCGAAAGAAGGTAAAAGATTATTAAATCAGACTATTGGTTTAGCAACAAGGGCAAGGGAAGTTATAGAAGATTTAGATTATTTACAAGTGCTGAAGTTGGAAAAGGTGACTTCTAGTTTTCATGATTTAGATGTTACTAGATTAACGGTTAATGTTAGTGGTTTAGGAATAAATGGTTATTTGGCAGATGAAATTCTTCATGAAAAATTGGCGGTTACCTGTGAGTTACCGTCTTTAAAAAATTTAACTTTTATTATTTCGATGGGCAATGATAATACTGATATTGATTTACTAATTCATGGGTTAACAAGTTTAAGGAAATATGAGAATAAAAACCCTCAAAAACAGCTTTTTTATGGTTGTTATAATTTTGATTCTCAGTTTTTAATGTCTCCTCGTCAAGCCTATTGGGCAAAGAAAAAAAGAGTTAGTTTAAAAGATAGTATAAATCATGTTAGCGGTGAAACAATTTCTGTCTATCCTCCCGGTATTCCTATTTTGATGGTAGGAGAAAAAATTACCATGGAAAGTTTAAATTATCTCAAAAAAATGACCATTAATGGTGCTATGATTACGGGGGCAACGGATAATAGCTTGAATACCATTACCGTAATAGATTAAGTATCGTTGCTGATTTTAGGTATGATTTCTCGTTGAGGAAGGGAACAGGATATTTCGACTTCGCTCATCAACCACGAGGAATAGATATAAAGATATTAATTGTTTATTGTCAATGGTTAATTGTCCATTGTTTACACAGTGGAGAAAGCACAAAAATATAATATATTGATAACAAATTATCCTGAATTCAAGTTATTTATTATTTGCCAATAGTTGACAATTAAAACTTAATAAAAAAGGTAAATAAAAAAATATTAGTGTTTATTTTGATTGATTAATTTAAAATTAAATATATAAAAAAGGGCGACCCGATCGCACCTTATAATAAAAGTAGAAAATCGCCCTATAAAATCTAATTTTCTTGAGCCAACTCTTGAGCTAGTTTTTCCTTATCTTGACGACGTTTTTTAGCGTATAACTGAATACTAGCCGCCATCAAAATTACCAAAGCCACAATTAACCAAGTAGTTAAATCAAGGGGTAAATTATTTTTGAAAATAGCTAATAAAACAATCACTAACAAAAGAATGGTAGGCGCTTCATTAAAAGCCCGAAACTGTTGCCCAGTCCAAGAATTTTCATTTTTTGCTAACTTCTTCATAATACGTCCACACCAAAAATGATAAACCAGGAGTAAACCCACAAACAAAAATTTGGCGTGTAACCATCCCGATTTTAACACCTCAGGTTCAGTGGAAATCAATCCTACCGCCATGGCTACCGTTAAAATCATCCCGGGGGTAGTGATGATATTATAGAGACGTTTTTCCATTATCTCATATTGCTTCGTCAAAATAGTTTGTGCTGGTTCGCTTTCTTGCCTAGCTTCGGCATGGTAAACAAATAAGCGCACCATATAAAATAACCCTGCAAACCAAACCACAATCCCAATAAGATGAAACGCTTTGTACCAATAATATGCCATAGTTTTTTCTTAAAATTTGTTTTGAATCAAGGAAAAAGTAATCAGAAATTACCCCCATTGCCTCCAATGGTGGGGGGAATGAAGACAATTATTGTTTAGAATAAGTAATTACTATATTCCCTTCCCACAACTTTAATTGTTAATTGTCCATTGTCAATTGTACATTGATTTAAAAAGTGTTGTGGTGAGCTTAAAAGATAACCATTAATAATTAATATGAACCCCTGTAAATACGTTCAGCTTGTTCGAGGGAAAGACGATTAGAGCGAGGATAATTATTAGTAACAGCAGGGGCTTTAGTTTCTGATTTTTCCTTTACTTGATAAGCCATGGATGAAGAGGAATCATTACTATCATGGGTATCATCTATCATAGAATTAGCTTGAGAAACTTTGCGATAGTAGTTAGTTGGTTTTAAATCATAGATAAATTCAGGGGGAGCGTTTCTAGTTTCTAAGTCCACAAAATCATGACTAACTGGATCATAGGCTAACACATCTCCCGATTCAATGTTATATACCCAAGCATGAAGCGCCAATTTACCTTGATATAGTTTACTTCTGATCACAGGGTAGGTAGCTAGATTTTCTAGTTGTGTGAGGACATTTTCTGCGATCGCAATGGGTAAAACTTCTTCATCGGAAAGATCTCCATAATTATCCTTGAGAAGACGACGGGTAGCCTCTGCTTGTTTTAACCAATCATACACAAGGGGCATTTGCTCCTCTAATTTCGACATTTTTAATAAACCCTTCATCGCACCACAATGGGAATGACCACAAACGATTATATGCTCAATACCAAGGGCAGTGATAGCATATTCAATGGATGCCCCTTCTCCTCCATTGGTAGCACCGTAGGGCGGCACTATATTTCCTGCGTTACGAATTACAAATAAGTCACCTACATTGGCTTGGGTAATCAAATTGGGGTCAATGCGAGAGTCAGAACAAGTAATAAAGAGGATACGGGGATGTTGTCCTTGGGAAAGTTTTTCAAATAATTCTTTGTGGCTTTCAAAATAACCAGCATGGAAGCGGTGTAGTCCTTCGATCAGCTTTTTCATGGTTTCTCTTTAACTATGCTCTCGTGTCTTTTGTCTCGTTCTGATGACCGTATCCGATCATACCTTACTAAGGGTACATGAACAATTTACATCTCCTTGGGATAGTGATAAATATTACTTATTTTAGGGGAAGTTAATAAATAAGGTTATTTAACAAAAAAAATGTTTTAAATATAGAATTTATAAACTATTCCTGCCTGATCATTTACTGAAAAATCACCATTTAACTCTTGAGCTTTATTATCTAAATATTCTTTGGCTTTTTCTACGGGTAATTGAGCTTGTAAAGCAAATTTTAGTACCGTTATTTCTCCTTCATTTTCTGCTAATATCTGCAAGAATATTTGTTCTTTATCAATTTTATTTTTGTCAACATTGTTTCTTTGATTATGTTTTAAGTCCAAGATTAAATAAGTAGCGATACCTGTGGGAGGTAAACCGAGAATAAATAAAGCTGCGATCGCCCCTTCTCTGTCATCTTGAGCGGTATTACTATCAATTATTTGAAAAAGAGTCAAGAAAGTTATGGGTAAACCGATGATTAGAAAAAAACCAATTAATATTTTTTTAATTGCATTCATCATGATTAACGTAGATATTAGTAATTAATGAGACTATTTTAGATGTTTTTCTAGTTTTGCCCATATCTATACTTTGTCTTTAAATTAAATTCTTTAAATGTAACAGAACAAAATGCTACAAAAAAAGGTGCAACATTGTTGCACCTCTCATATTAATGTGAATTGTCGTAGTATTTAGCCAATAACACTAAAAGCAATAACAAAGCTCAATACAGCACCAAAAACAATGAGGGCATAAAATTGTGCTCGTCCATTTTCCAGATATTTCAAGCCTTCACCACTGACGATGGTAAATAAGCCCGTTAGGTTAACAGCACCATCTACCACTTTGTAATCGACTTCCATGATACCCCTAGCAATACGACGACAGCCTTTGACAAAGACACTGTCATAAAACTCG
This window contains:
- the fmt gene encoding methionyl-tRNA formyltransferase; this translates as MRIVFFGTPDFAVATLEKLLNDNNHQVIAVVTQPDKRRGRGSKMIPSAVKKTALQHNLPIWQPHRIKKDQTTLQLLQQSQADVFVVVAYGQILSSQILQMPKYGCINVHGSILPEYRGAAPIQWSIYDGKQETGITTMLMDEGMDTGAMLLKAYTPISLLENSDTLAEKLATQGAQLLLQTLAKLPDIKPTPQDDALATHARLINKEDYLINWKNSAGQIHNQIRAFYPNCFTTFRQQKLKICNSIPLQDIENLELPPELLKIKSYLSDIDSVKGEVGEIVKTVKNFGFIVQTGSGLLLILEVQLAGKKLQSAWNFINGTHLQLGEFLS
- a CDS encoding YciI family protein; the encoded protein is MPWFVKIEKGIVAKHIFDQYVPAHLEYVARLNKLGHDAKTGYWKEDEGGMLIFQADSIEEAKTIVENDPLILNKCVEYVLHQWCVVG
- a CDS encoding aminotransferase class I/II-fold pyridoxal phosphate-dependent enzyme is translated as MHNPLLKQLIKSLTKHHAPFYAPGHKQGKGANVALKKVLGESVFKADLPELPELDNLFAPEGVLKEAQEFAAETFGAKKTWFLVNGSTCGIIASILATCREGDKIVLPRNVHQSVIYGLVLSGAIPIFINPEYDENFDICYGISPQQIEMVLQNHDDVKGVIIVSPTYHGICSNIQGIAKITHGYNIPLIVDEAHGAHFTFHPQLPSSALASGADVVIQSTHKVLGALTQASMLHLQGSLVDADSLSNALQLLQSSSPSYLLLASLESATTQMAKEGKRLLNQTIGLATRAREVIEDLDYLQVLKLEKVTSSFHDLDVTRLTVNVSGLGINGYLADEILHEKLAVTCELPSLKNLTFIISMGNDNTDIDLLIHGLTSLRKYENKNPQKQLFYGCYNFDSQFLMSPRQAYWAKKKRVSLKDSINHVSGETISVYPPGIPILMVGEKITMESLNYLKKMTINGAMITGATDNSLNTITVID
- the hemJ gene encoding protoporphyrinogen oxidase HemJ; translated protein: MAYYWYKAFHLIGIVVWFAGLFYMVRLFVYHAEARQESEPAQTILTKQYEIMEKRLYNIITTPGMILTVAMAVGLISTEPEVLKSGWLHAKFLFVGLLLVYHFWCGRIMKKLAKNENSWTGQQFRAFNEAPTILLLVIVLLAIFKNNLPLDLTTWLIVALVILMAASIQLYAKKRRQDKEKLAQELAQEN
- a CDS encoding carbonic anhydrase; amino-acid sequence: MKKLIEGLHRFHAGYFESHKELFEKLSQGQHPRILFITCSDSRIDPNLITQANVGDLFVIRNAGNIVPPYGATNGGEGASIEYAITALGIEHIIVCGHSHCGAMKGLLKMSKLEEQMPLVYDWLKQAEATRRLLKDNYGDLSDEEVLPIAIAENVLTQLENLATYPVIRSKLYQGKLALHAWVYNIESGDVLAYDPVSHDFVDLETRNAPPEFIYDLKPTNYYRKVSQANSMIDDTHDSNDSSSSMAYQVKEKSETKAPAVTNNYPRSNRLSLEQAERIYRGSY